Proteins from a single region of Patescibacteria group bacterium:
- the rdgB gene encoding RdgB/HAM1 family non-canonical purine NTP pyrophosphatase: protein MIYFITGNKNKFAEVKAILPEVEQLDIDLPEIQEIDTKEIVKEKLLEALKHKKGEFIVEDTSLYLDCLNGLPGPLIKWFLQTIGNEGLANLADKLGDDNAVAKTIIGYAKSQEDIYFFEGVINGKIISPRGETNFGWDPIFLPDGYDKTFAEMSREEKNKISMRRNAFNKLSEFLQQH from the coding sequence ATGATTTACTTTATAACCGGCAATAAAAATAAATTTGCTGAAGTAAAAGCAATCCTCCCTGAAGTTGAGCAATTAGATATTGATTTGCCAGAAATTCAAGAAATTGACACCAAGGAAATCGTTAAAGAAAAATTATTAGAGGCACTAAAGCATAAAAAGGGGGAATTTATTGTGGAAGATACCTCGTTATATTTAGATTGTTTAAATGGTTTGCCAGGTCCGCTGATAAAATGGTTTTTGCAGACAATTGGCAATGAAGGGTTAGCGAATTTGGCTGATAAATTGGGAGATGACAATGCTGTCGCAAAGACAATTATTGGTTATGCAAAAAGTCAGGAAGATATTTATTTTTTTGAAGGGGTGATTAATGGTAAAATAATCAGTCCACGAGGCGAAACAAATTTTGGCTGGGATCCGATATTTTTGCCAGACGGTTATGATAAGACATTTGCAGAAATGAGCAGGGAAGAAAAAAATAAAATAAGTATGAGAAGAAATGCTTTTAATAAATTAAGTGAATTTTTGCAGCAACATTAA
- a CDS encoding SET domain-containing protein-lysine N-methyltransferase: MNVKSYLSIKTKITKGGVEGLGLFALESIKKGEIIGIKAGHILTKDTLKNIGGLKSNIGQAMLQISDEFFVGPLKEEEIKDSMMSVNHSCKPNIGILGNVISVAMRDIGQGEELTNDYAMWLSDNKYQLECKCSQQGCRRVITGNDWKMPNLQQKYKGYFSQYIQRKIDGEKRLPN, translated from the coding sequence ATGAATGTTAAATCATATTTGTCAATTAAAACAAAGATAACCAAAGGAGGAGTTGAAGGGCTTGGATTGTTTGCTTTAGAATCCATAAAAAAAGGAGAAATAATTGGCATTAAAGCAGGGCACATATTAACTAAAGATACTTTGAAAAATATTGGTGGCCTAAAAAGTAATATTGGACAGGCTATGTTGCAAATCAGCGATGAATTTTTTGTCGGCCCTTTAAAAGAGGAGGAAATTAAAGATAGTATGATGTCTGTTAATCATTCTTGCAAACCAAACATTGGTATTCTAGGTAATGTTATTTCTGTTGCCATGCGGGATATAGGACAAGGAGAGGAATTAACAAATGATTATGCCATGTGGTTATCTGATAATAAATATCAGTTAGAATGTAAGTGCAGCCAACAGGGATGTCGGAGAGTTATTACTGGGAATGACTGGAAGATGCCAAATTTGCAACAAAAATATAAAGGATATTTTTCTCAATATATTCAAAGAAAAATAGATGGAGAGAAACGGCTCCCTAATTAG
- a CDS encoding MazG nucleotide pyrophosphohydrolase domain-containing protein, giving the protein MEFKEIITRANQIKDKYNALHKTQAEPEWGISEYTQGLVSDVGELMKLIMAKQGFRATPDLDDKLKHELADCLYSICVIAHELNIDLEKEFIKTMSEIENKN; this is encoded by the coding sequence ATGGAATTTAAAGAAATCATAACGAGAGCCAACCAGATCAAAGATAAATATAATGCTCTGCATAAAACCCAGGCTGAGCCAGAATGGGGTATTAGTGAATATACGCAGGGTTTAGTCAGTGATGTTGGTGAACTCATGAAATTAATTATGGCAAAACAGGGTTTTCGCGCAACCCCTGATCTTGATGATAAGTTAAAGCATGAATTGGCTGATTGTTTATATTCAATTTGTGTTATCGCGCATGAGCTAAATATTGATCTGGAAAAAGAGTTTATAAAAACAATGTCTGAAATTGAAAATAAAAATTAA
- a CDS encoding DUF1653 domain-containing protein, producing MKPQIKLGKYKHYKGKDYQVIGLARHSETLEELVVYQALYAKKQIWVRPVKMFLEKVEVNGKNVPRFKFIGK from the coding sequence ATGAAACCTCAAATTAAATTAGGCAAATATAAACACTATAAAGGCAAAGATTATCAAGTTATTGGTCTTGCCAGACATAGCGAAACGCTTGAAGAATTAGTTGTGTATCAGGCGCTTTATGCTAAAAAACAAATCTGGGTCAGACCAGTAAAAATGTTTTTAGAAAAGGTTGAAGTTAATGGAAAAAATGTCCCTAGATTTAAATTCATTGGAAAGTAA
- a CDS encoding tRNA-binding protein codes for MITYQDFEKVDIRAGEIIKVEDFPEAKKPAYKLTIDFGSEIGIKKSSVQITKHYTKEELIGKQVVGVVNFPPKQIGPFISEVLTLGLSDENGDVVLLSPTKKVPKGGKMF; via the coding sequence ATGATTACATACCAAGATTTTGAAAAAGTAGATATCAGGGCAGGGGAAATTATTAAGGTTGAAGATTTTCCCGAGGCGAAAAAGCCAGCATATAAGCTGACCATTGATTTTGGTTCTGAAATCGGGATTAAAAAATCTTCCGTTCAAATTACAAAGCATTATACAAAAGAAGAATTGATTGGAAAACAGGTGGTTGGAGTAGTAAATTTTCCACCCAAACAGATTGGGCCATTTATATCTGAAGTTCTAACTTTGGGTTTGTCAGATGAAAACGGGGATGTGGTTTTATTATCACCAACAAAAAAAGTCCCAAAGGGCGGGAAGATGTTTTAA
- a CDS encoding alpha/beta fold hydrolase: protein MFNLFIKNRKGQNIAVIVEKAEPQKGLAFVMHGLGGFKEQTHIQAMAEAFKENGYSVIRFDTTNTLGESDGSYEDATVTNYYEDLEDVIDWAKEQDWYLEPFVLAGHSLGGICTALYAEKYPDKVKALAPISTVVSGKLSVEAHSKEELTNWEKSGWKINESRAKPGVMKRLKWSHIIDRLKYNLLPEVDKLKMPVLLIVGENDDITPLKHQQILFEALPGQKELYVIKGSWHTFREEKHLQELKNIFDQWIRKI, encoded by the coding sequence ATGTTTAATCTTTTTATCAAAAACCGCAAAGGCCAAAATATTGCAGTAATAGTGGAAAAAGCAGAACCGCAAAAGGGGTTGGCTTTTGTAATGCATGGCCTGGGCGGTTTTAAAGAACAGACGCATATTCAGGCCATGGCTGAAGCTTTTAAAGAAAATGGTTATTCGGTTATAAGATTTGATACAACTAATACTTTAGGTGAAAGTGATGGCAGCTATGAGGATGCGACAGTCACCAATTATTACGAAGATTTGGAGGATGTTATTGATTGGGCCAAAGAGCAAGATTGGTATCTGGAACCTTTTGTTTTGGCTGGCCATAGTTTAGGCGGCATTTGTACTGCTTTATATGCAGAAAAATATCCAGATAAAGTTAAGGCCTTGGCGCCGATTTCCACAGTTGTGTCAGGTAAACTAAGCGTGGAGGCGCATAGTAAAGAAGAGTTAACTAATTGGGAGAAAAGCGGCTGGAAAATAAATGAAAGCCGTGCCAAGCCTGGGGTCATGAAACGTTTAAAATGGTCTCATATCATTGATCGCCTGAAATATAATTTATTGCCAGAAGTTGATAAATTGAAAATGCCTGTTTTGTTAATTGTTGGTGAAAATGATGATATAACTCCATTAAAGCATCAGCAAATTTTATTTGAAGCTTTGCCGGGCCAAAAAGAATTGTATGTAATTAAAGGCTCATGGCATACATTTCGCGAAGAAAAACATTTGCAGGAGTTAAAGAATATATTTGATCAATGGATTAGGAAAATTTAA
- a CDS encoding TraR/DksA C4-type zinc finger protein — protein MVTKVKCECGKEIPIARLKALAPIGGTNKCAVCQAKAEAQAKDHGTTHFHLRPIIADKAFGALGNAQL, from the coding sequence GTGGTAACGAAAGTTAAATGCGAATGCGGAAAAGAAATCCCAATAGCCAGGCTGAAAGCCTTGGCACCCATCGGTGGAACAAACAAATGCGCCGTCTGTCAGGCAAAAGCCGAGGCCCAAGCCAAAGATCACGGCACGACTCACTTCCATCTTCGCCCCATCATCGCAGACAAAGCATTCGGGGCGCTGGGCAACGCCCAACTTTAG